In Methanosarcina siciliae T4/M, one genomic interval encodes:
- the cbiQ gene encoding cobalt ECF transporter T component CbiQ, translating to MIPDWMKEINAGPCECSVVYHGKKSFIGRTIEEIFEFIETSFIAESYSRRKGLLQSLDPRIKLISIIAVVFATALVANLRILILVYFLSALIAYLSKIEVRFFIKRVWLFIPIFSAIIVLPMIFNIFFPGDPLIQLIYLGPGAHIGPFPLPESVYITRQGVYAASVFIMRVATCVSAIVLLFLTTPQQMLFKSVRSVGVPKIYVLTLGMTYRYIFLLTSLVREMYIAKRARTITSRSMFEEQKWVGGRIGYTLMRSLDISEKVHMAMISRGFNGDFKTMEEFKMRKRDYIAGAASLALSIVLVATSQNIFRWT from the coding sequence ATGATCCCAGACTGGATGAAAGAAATAAACGCAGGACCTTGCGAGTGCTCTGTTGTGTATCACGGCAAGAAGAGCTTCATTGGCAGGACAATTGAGGAAATATTCGAGTTCATAGAGACTTCTTTTATTGCGGAGAGCTACTCAAGACGCAAAGGCCTGCTTCAGAGCCTGGATCCTAGGATCAAGCTGATTTCCATCATAGCTGTAGTATTCGCAACGGCCCTGGTAGCGAATCTGAGGATACTGATACTTGTCTATTTCTTGTCAGCGTTAATTGCATACCTCAGCAAGATTGAGGTCAGATTTTTCATCAAACGGGTCTGGCTCTTTATTCCCATCTTTTCGGCAATCATTGTCTTACCCATGATTTTCAATATATTCTTTCCAGGTGATCCTCTTATTCAATTGATATATCTGGGACCTGGCGCCCACATAGGACCGTTTCCACTGCCGGAAAGCGTTTATATTACGAGACAGGGTGTCTACGCAGCAAGTGTTTTTATCATGCGTGTTGCAACATGTGTTTCTGCCATAGTTCTGCTCTTTCTTACCACACCTCAGCAGATGCTCTTTAAGTCCGTACGCAGTGTTGGCGTTCCGAAGATCTATGTTCTCACACTAGGTATGACATACAGGTATATCTTCTTGCTAACTAGTCTGGTTCGCGAGATGTACATTGCAAAGAGAGCCAGAACCATAACATCTCGAAGCATGTTTGAGGAGCAGAAATGGGTTGGGGGACGCATAGGATATACACTGATGAGATCTCTGGATATAAGCGAAAAAGTTCATATGGCCATGATATCCAGGGGCTTCAACGGGGATTTTAAGACGATGGAAGAGTTCAAAATGCGTAAGCGAGATTATATCGCAGGTGCAGCGTCGCTAGCCCTGAGCATAGTCCTGGTGGCGACCTCCCAAAATATATTCAGGTGGACATGA
- the cbiM gene encoding cobalt transporter CbiM gives MHIPDGYLGPSTFIAFWIIMIPIWIYAGKKMGTLGSKRAPLLALASAFAFVIMMFNLPVPGGSSGHAVGGAIIAVVIGPWAAVIAISIALALQALMFGDGGLTAYATNCFSMAVIMPFIGYYTYKFISGNTDIKSSRRVIAIAIGAWLSLTVAATFMGVILGLQPILYTDANGLPLYMPYPLSVTVPAMFLEHAFAFSIVEALVSALIFVYIQRTDPSIFYAEKAAPQEVSKKRTRDLAIGMLLLIILTPLGLLAAGTAYGEWAPEELKVRVGYMPPGLEKLSDLWHAPIPDYSFSNFHPVIGYILAAAIGVILCMGILYFMAKKIAKD, from the coding sequence GTGCATATTCCGGATGGTTATTTAGGGCCAAGTACATTTATCGCATTCTGGATCATCATGATCCCGATTTGGATTTATGCAGGAAAGAAAATGGGAACTCTCGGGTCTAAAAGAGCTCCACTGCTTGCTCTAGCATCGGCATTCGCTTTTGTTATTATGATGTTCAATTTACCCGTGCCCGGCGGAAGCAGCGGCCATGCAGTGGGCGGGGCTATAATCGCTGTCGTTATAGGACCATGGGCTGCAGTTATAGCCATATCTATAGCCTTGGCGCTACAGGCGCTAATGTTTGGGGATGGAGGGCTAACCGCTTATGCGACAAACTGTTTCAGCATGGCAGTTATTATGCCTTTTATTGGTTATTACACTTACAAGTTTATTAGCGGAAACACGGATATCAAATCCTCACGAAGGGTAATCGCTATAGCCATCGGGGCCTGGTTATCCCTCACCGTAGCAGCTACGTTCATGGGAGTTATTCTCGGGTTGCAGCCCATTTTATATACAGATGCAAATGGATTACCTCTGTATATGCCATATCCACTAAGCGTGACTGTTCCAGCAATGTTTCTGGAGCATGCATTTGCATTCAGCATCGTTGAAGCGCTGGTTTCGGCACTCATATTCGTCTATATTCAGAGAACAGATCCATCCATATTCTATGCAGAGAAAGCTGCGCCGCAAGAAGTATCTAAAAAACGCACAAGAGACCTGGCTATTGGTATGCTGTTGTTGATAATTCTAACGCCTCTGGGTCTGCTTGCGGCAGGTACTGCATATGGCGAGTGGGCCCCGGAGGAGCTTAAAGTCAGGGTCGGCTATATGCCACCGGGTCTGGAAAAGCTTTCAGACCTCTGGCATGCCCCAATCCCAGATTACAGTTTTTCAAATTTCCATCCGGTTATCGGGTATATTCTAGCAGCTGCAATAGGAGTAATATTGTGCATGGGTATCCTGTACTTCATGGCCAAGAAGATCGCCAAAGATTAA
- the dinB gene encoding DNA polymerase IV — translation MMQRVIIHVDMDYFYAAIEEREKPELRGKAVVVCMLSGRSELSGSVSTCNYIAREFGIRSGIPCSRAKKLNPEAVFLPVRKKFYISVSDRIMEILRRYTDSGENGGSFEQISVDEAFLEITDRAGGDFNLAFELGMQIKKEIKEKEKLTCSIGIGPNKLIAKMASSAKKPDGITAVSPDKLEAFLWPLTVSKLWGIGDVTAKKLQEMNIVTVKDLAEHDVIELISAFGKSRGTWLKQAASGIDNSPLKERGGSEQIGRIATLPEDTLDQELILPLLEKLAGDVIEKLGSRELSFRVVTVTVINSNFRMYTKSRTLNHPVSSKEALLEAAREILSEFLSESKTEFRRVGVRVGGLQEKKGQKSLFDY, via the coding sequence GTGATGCAGCGGGTCATTATTCATGTAGACATGGACTATTTTTATGCAGCTATCGAGGAGAGGGAAAAACCCGAACTCCGTGGAAAAGCAGTTGTAGTCTGTATGCTCTCCGGGCGAAGCGAACTCAGCGGATCGGTAAGCACATGCAATTACATTGCACGAGAATTTGGAATCCGGTCAGGGATACCCTGTTCCAGGGCAAAAAAACTTAACCCTGAAGCTGTTTTCCTGCCTGTCAGGAAGAAGTTTTACATTTCGGTTTCGGACCGGATCATGGAAATCCTCCGTAGATATACAGATTCCGGAGAAAACGGAGGTTCCTTTGAACAGATAAGTGTTGATGAGGCTTTCCTTGAAATTACCGACCGGGCAGGAGGAGATTTTAACCTTGCTTTTGAGCTGGGAATGCAGATAAAAAAAGAAATAAAAGAAAAAGAAAAACTGACCTGCTCTATAGGAATAGGTCCTAACAAACTGATTGCCAAGATGGCTTCTTCCGCAAAAAAACCCGATGGGATTACGGCAGTGAGCCCGGATAAACTGGAAGCTTTTCTCTGGCCTCTGACGGTATCCAAACTCTGGGGGATAGGGGATGTAACTGCAAAAAAATTGCAGGAAATGAACATAGTTACGGTAAAGGACTTAGCGGAACATGATGTAATAGAACTTATTTCCGCCTTCGGGAAATCCCGGGGCACGTGGCTTAAGCAGGCTGCCTCAGGAATAGATAACTCTCCCCTAAAGGAAAGGGGAGGCTCGGAACAGATAGGAAGGATTGCAACTCTGCCTGAGGATACGCTGGATCAGGAGCTTATCCTTCCGCTGCTGGAGAAGCTCGCAGGAGATGTTATTGAAAAACTGGGCTCAAGAGAGCTCTCCTTCAGGGTTGTAACCGTTACGGTCATAAACTCAAATTTCAGAATGTATACGAAGAGCCGTACTCTCAACCACCCGGTTTCGTCAAAGGAAGCCCTGCTTGAAGCTGCCCGGGAAATCCTTAGTGAGTTCCTTTCGGAAAGCAAAACCGAATTCCGACGTGTGGGAGTTAGGGTAGGGGGACTCCAGGAAAAAAAAGGTCAAAAAAGTCTTTTTGATTATTAA
- a CDS encoding protease inhibitor I42 family protein translates to MIKKPFTIQFPENPVSGFSWDIATSNGLQIMRDRFVPEDEEQTGNGGYRVWDIRVTSQGSQKITGTYRRGNQIASCFEINIDAE, encoded by the coding sequence ATGATTAAAAAACCGTTTACAATCCAGTTTCCGGAAAATCCGGTCAGCGGATTCAGCTGGGACATTGCAACCAGTAACGGCTTACAGATAATGAGGGACAGGTTCGTCCCCGAGGATGAGGAACAGACAGGTAATGGGGGATACCGTGTATGGGACATTCGGGTAACTTCTCAGGGTAGTCAAAAGATAACAGGTACATACCGGAGGGGTAATCAGATAGCAAGTTGCTTTGAGATCAATATCGATGCCGAATGA
- a CDS encoding phosphoadenosine phosphosulfate reductase domain-containing protein gives MSRPAYLGKMLLHWCETCNVPVLGKKCGCGIRTKRVEVTPPGDIRPAFDYDIRRINSVSEKQFNAPLIPEGYLAVLNKAPYEDRMDEIIVNGEVLASIRFEIENCEWVLLPRLEGARRLFQGRDRKNLKKWVVIEEEILPFILKKGASILAPGVLDADPEIKREDEVVVLNPAGEVVCCGRARMAGKEMIDEKRGNAVKPRWSAEPKAAKILDSGKSWDDAVKANEKILNSMIEDAHDFIRNVSGSMDLKVSVSYSGGKDSLAVLQLVDETLDNYELMFADTGLEFPETLENIRKVAEYYGKPLRTASAVDSFWESIGIFGPPTMDTRWCCKICKLGPITQLIDENYEGGCLSFIGQRQYESHARSISKRVWKNPWVGNQVGASPIQEWTALHVWLYLFRTKAPYNPAYEKGYDRMGCWLCPSSSLSDFFQLEESHPELAKKLNSYLLTYAEKMGLSPEWVRYGLWRFKRYPKVLQALADKKGISLLPSQETPGELHFEVATGYRPCKAGGISADGSFGQAINLETLEESGMLNPVGKVSFIEGAASVAHGESRAQVFASGNVNGRSADEKTLKKLMRKVEFSVRRALLCQGCGVCVGHCEHNAIQMKEKRAWIRDSCTHCGACIEVCPLVKFM, from the coding sequence ATGTCCAGACCAGCATACCTTGGCAAAATGCTCCTGCACTGGTGCGAAACCTGTAATGTGCCTGTGCTCGGGAAAAAGTGTGGGTGCGGAATAAGAACAAAACGAGTTGAAGTCACTCCTCCCGGAGATATCCGCCCGGCTTTTGATTATGATATAAGGCGCATAAATTCCGTTTCTGAAAAACAGTTTAATGCTCCTCTTATCCCCGAAGGGTATCTTGCGGTGCTTAACAAAGCCCCCTATGAAGACCGGATGGATGAAATCATAGTGAACGGGGAAGTCCTTGCATCCATCAGGTTTGAAATCGAGAACTGTGAATGGGTCCTTCTCCCCCGCCTCGAAGGGGCAAGGCGGCTTTTCCAGGGCAGGGACAGAAAAAACCTGAAAAAGTGGGTCGTTATTGAAGAGGAAATTCTACCTTTTATCCTGAAAAAAGGGGCAAGTATTCTCGCTCCCGGGGTTCTTGATGCAGACCCTGAAATCAAAAGAGAAGACGAAGTCGTTGTCCTGAACCCTGCCGGAGAAGTGGTCTGCTGCGGACGCGCCCGGATGGCAGGAAAAGAGATGATTGATGAAAAACGCGGAAATGCGGTAAAACCACGCTGGAGTGCAGAGCCAAAAGCTGCAAAAATCCTCGATTCAGGAAAAAGCTGGGATGATGCCGTAAAAGCCAATGAGAAAATCCTGAATTCCATGATAGAGGATGCCCATGACTTCATAAGAAACGTTTCCGGAAGCATGGACCTCAAGGTCAGCGTCTCCTATTCCGGGGGTAAGGACAGCCTTGCAGTGCTGCAGCTTGTGGATGAAACTCTGGACAATTATGAATTGATGTTTGCGGATACCGGGCTTGAGTTCCCTGAAACCCTTGAAAACATCCGAAAGGTTGCGGAATATTACGGAAAGCCACTCAGGACCGCAAGTGCCGTGGATTCCTTCTGGGAGTCCATAGGGATTTTCGGACCTCCAACAATGGATACGCGCTGGTGCTGCAAGATCTGCAAACTCGGGCCTATTACCCAGTTAATTGACGAAAACTATGAGGGGGGTTGCCTTAGCTTTATAGGGCAGCGCCAGTACGAGTCCCATGCACGTTCCATCAGTAAAAGGGTCTGGAAAAACCCCTGGGTCGGAAATCAGGTTGGAGCGTCTCCTATACAGGAATGGACAGCTCTACATGTCTGGCTCTACCTCTTCAGGACAAAAGCTCCCTACAACCCGGCTTACGAAAAAGGGTATGATCGGATGGGCTGCTGGCTCTGTCCCTCATCGTCACTTTCAGACTTTTTCCAGCTTGAAGAAAGCCACCCTGAGCTTGCAAAAAAGCTCAACTCCTATCTCCTTACTTACGCAGAAAAGATGGGGCTTTCTCCCGAATGGGTCAGGTACGGCTTATGGCGCTTCAAACGCTACCCTAAGGTCCTGCAGGCACTTGCGGATAAAAAAGGAATTTCCCTGCTCCCTTCCCAGGAAACTCCCGGAGAGCTCCATTTTGAAGTTGCTACAGGCTACCGGCCCTGTAAAGCAGGTGGAATCTCTGCGGACGGAAGCTTCGGGCAGGCTATCAATCTTGAAACACTGGAAGAAAGCGGGATGCTTAATCCTGTCGGAAAAGTCTCCTTCATCGAAGGGGCTGCTTCTGTTGCTCATGGAGAGTCGAGAGCCCAGGTTTTTGCTTCAGGAAACGTAAACGGAAGAAGTGCTGATGAAAAAACCCTTAAAAAACTCATGCGAAAGGTCGAGTTCTCGGTAAGAAGAGCCCTTCTCTGCCAGGGATGCGGGGTCTGCGTAGGACACTGCGAGCACAATGCAATTCAAATGAAAGAAAAAAGAGCCTGGATCAGGGACAGCTGTACTCACTGCGGAGCCTGTATCGAAGTCTGCCCGCTTGTGAAATTCATGTGA
- a CDS encoding UPF0228 family protein, which translates to MGKINTELAVFVVFLILVVLWGLFIKTPVDTEPTVNNELKACGIYVRFENGTSDSEVETILENYNMNVNYSIEYNNRNMADDYYIMLDKDERDVRRELSEGMKEEKKDWTVSSLSHVVRKGDSYVIAVSEQAVNDKTFLAILEKYDIRLKKSVWCYICFEMPDGTRYWIPEEDAIRIKNEFENNESVFSVHIDYIYDQ; encoded by the coding sequence ATGGGCAAAATCAATACAGAACTCGCTGTTTTTGTTGTGTTTCTAATTCTTGTAGTTCTTTGGGGGCTATTTATTAAGACGCCAGTTGATACGGAACCAACGGTCAACAATGAGCTTAAGGCATGCGGCATATATGTCCGGTTTGAAAACGGAACTTCCGATTCTGAAGTTGAAACTATTCTTGAAAACTACAACATGAATGTGAACTATAGTATCGAATATAATAATAGGAATATGGCGGACGACTACTACATCATGTTAGACAAAGATGAAAGGGATGTAAGGCGCGAACTGAGTGAAGGGATGAAGGAGGAGAAAAAAGACTGGACGGTGTCTTCTCTTTCACATGTTGTCCGGAAAGGAGATTCTTACGTAATCGCGGTATCCGAACAAGCTGTCAATGATAAAACTTTTCTTGCGATACTGGAGAAATATGATATTCGGTTGAAAAAGTCTGTCTGGTGCTATATTTGCTTTGAAATGCCGGACGGGACCAGATATTGGATTCCGGAAGAAGATGCGATCAGAATAAAAAATGAGTTTGAAAATAATGAAAGTGTTTTTTCTGTACATATTGACTATATCTATGATCAATAA
- a CDS encoding beta-propeller fold lactonase family protein, with protein sequence MSNKARRGRTLIRAFGTTAFVILTLVGLAGAAPFAYVTSIGIVTGTVFVIDTATDSLTAVIPVEGWAGEAAINPAGTKVYVTDISGLSTNVFVIDTATNTVDAVVDVGYYPRAVTVNPAGSRVYVTNRYSRVEDNSNIVSVINTVIGTSTNTVMDPVNMGLSTYNVAFTPDGEKIYATNSRNNTTSVIDTITYKIVATVPVGDYPTDVAISPDGNRVYVINSGSNNVSVIDTNTNNVTGTVPVGDGPSDIAVSPDGTKIYVTNSGSLDEPGNTVSVINTATNNVTATVATGTAPRGVAVTPDGKKAYVVISDIHSSDYTDNVSVIDTATNKVTATVNTGKYTMNCPFGVVIGPLKGSEITDQIKIVSSNETDKGTVAIFNATEDIGVEETNFSPSDEKNITVPNNSNNTNNTNNSNNTNNNNSESDNGSGSGENESRNSNSAPDFGLLSSLGCIYAGRMFREK encoded by the coding sequence ATGTCTAATAAAGCACGTAGAGGACGTACTCTCATAAGAGCTTTTGGAACAACGGCGTTTGTGATTCTAACACTGGTGGGCTTAGCAGGCGCAGCTCCGTTTGCATATGTGACGAGTATAGGAATCGTCACCGGTACTGTCTTTGTAATTGACACCGCAACTGACAGTCTAACAGCTGTGATACCTGTAGAAGGCTGGGCCGGAGAAGCCGCAATCAACCCTGCAGGAACAAAGGTATATGTGACAGACATATCAGGATTAAGCACCAATGTTTTTGTAATTGACACGGCGACAAATACCGTTGACGCCGTAGTGGATGTAGGGTATTATCCCCGGGCAGTTACGGTTAATCCGGCAGGATCAAGGGTTTATGTGACGAATCGTTACAGTAGAGTGGAGGATAATAGCAACATTGTTTCTGTAATTAACACAGTAATTGGCACATCCACAAACACTGTAATGGACCCGGTTAATATGGGGTTGAGTACTTATAACGTTGCATTTACACCGGATGGGGAAAAAATCTATGCTACGAACAGTCGCAACAACACTACTTCTGTAATTGACACGATTACTTACAAAATTGTAGCTACAGTACCTGTGGGAGACTATCCTACTGATGTTGCAATCAGTCCTGATGGAAATAGGGTGTACGTGATTAATTCGGGCAGCAACAATGTTTCTGTAATTGACACCAATACAAACAACGTTACAGGAACTGTGCCTGTAGGAGACGGGCCCAGTGATATTGCGGTCAGTCCTGATGGAACTAAAATATATGTGACGAACTCCGGTTCCCTTGATGAACCGGGTAACACTGTTTCTGTAATTAATACAGCAACAAACAATGTTACAGCTACAGTGGCCACAGGAACTGCTCCCAGAGGAGTTGCAGTCACTCCAGATGGAAAAAAGGCCTATGTAGTGATCTCTGATATCCACTCAAGTGACTACACAGATAATGTCTCCGTAATTGACACAGCCACAAACAAAGTTACAGCAACTGTAAATACAGGAAAATATACTATGAACTGTCCTTTTGGAGTTGTCATTGGACCTCTTAAAGGTTCTGAAATTACTGATCAAATTAAGATTGTAAGTTCCAATGAAACTGACAAAGGTACAGTGGCTATTTTTAATGCAACTGAAGATATAGGAGTTGAAGAAACTAACTTCTCGCCTTCTGACGAAAAAAACATTACCGTACCCAACAATTCAAACAACACTAACAATACCAACAATTCAAACAACACTAACAATAATAACTCTGAATCTGATAATGGCAGTGGTTCAGGTGAAAATGAGTCGAGAAATAGTAACTCTGCTCCAGACTTCGGATTATTGAGTAGCTTAGGCTGTATTTATGCAGGCCGGATGTTCAGGGAAAAGTAA
- a CDS encoding PKD domain-containing protein encodes MGINRQIICPLIFVVFLVTITGSVSGVAADPEVNMKPVGHFGGTMDAVDISGNYAYAGQGQDLLILDINNSSSPVLVSKIMTEGFVRDITVSGGYAYVADDDNGLLIIDISNPASPTLKGSYNIPGYTYCVAVSGNYAYVTDDDGLLIVDTSNPSDPILKGRYVGSNGDIAVSGNYACVTDWDNGLMIFDISNPSSPILKGSYDTEGDIYGVSISGNYVYVADGNAGLLIVNMSNPSSPTLKGSYNTAGIACDVSVLGNYAYVADNDNGLLIVDISNPSSPVLKGSCDTPGYARDISVSGNYACIADKNDFVIVDISNPSSPGLKEICNTIGMSKSISISGNYAYVADWDNGLLIVDISNPSSPILKGICNTPGSAQDVVVSGDYAYIADRNDLVIVDISNPSSPTLKKNFNTGGWAQHITVSGNYAYVTDNANGIFIVDIGNPSSPTLKGIYDTSPTVIENYAYIACIWNVEVSGNYAYVADEGDGLLIVDISDPSSPVFKGSYDTAGYAYDIAVSGNYAYVADSKNGLVVIDISNPSSPVMVGRYDTVGYADRVSISGNYAYVAVDNSIMIVDVSNPSSPILKGIYAVHASGVEVSGNYIYAINGVNGLVILKANPEHSTFFVADFSSNITSGYAPLSVQFNDRSQNATLWNWDFGDGFNSTDQNPVHTYSSAGTYTVNLTVNNEDRTASKEATIFVLNATSPGENGIGGEGNISSGATLTTDKGNPAKDSKRTPGFEIVYVMISLTVAFRIKEDNKK; translated from the coding sequence ATGGGAATAAACAGACAAATAATTTGTCCACTTATCTTTGTTGTTTTTTTGGTAACGATCACAGGGTCGGTTTCTGGAGTTGCCGCTGATCCTGAAGTCAACATGAAACCGGTGGGGCATTTCGGTGGGACGATGGATGCTGTTGACATCTCTGGCAATTATGCTTACGCTGGGCAGGGGCAGGACCTTTTGATATTAGATATAAATAATTCCTCTTCACCTGTTTTAGTGAGTAAGATTATGACAGAAGGTTTTGTGAGGGATATAACAGTTTCCGGAGGTTATGCTTATGTAGCCGATGACGATAATGGTCTTTTGATTATTGATATCAGCAATCCTGCTTCTCCTACCCTGAAAGGAAGCTACAATATTCCCGGATATACTTATTGTGTTGCAGTTTCCGGTAATTACGCTTATGTAACTGACGATGATGGCCTTTTGATTGTTGATACCAGTAATCCTTCCGATCCGATACTCAAAGGACGTTATGTCGGTTCTAATGGCGATATTGCAGTTTCCGGGAATTACGCCTGCGTAACCGACTGGGATAATGGTCTTATGATTTTTGATATAAGCAATCCCTCTTCACCGATCCTCAAAGGAAGCTACGATACTGAAGGAGATATTTACGGTGTCTCCATTTCCGGGAATTACGTCTATGTGGCCGATGGCAATGCCGGTCTTTTGATTGTTAATATGAGCAATCCCTCTTCTCCTACTCTCAAAGGAAGCTACAATACTGCAGGAATTGCTTGTGATGTTTCAGTTTTGGGTAATTACGCCTATGTAGCTGATAATGACAACGGTCTTTTGATTGTTGATATAAGCAATCCTTCTTCCCCTGTTCTGAAAGGAAGCTGTGATACTCCGGGATATGCCAGAGATATTTCAGTTTCAGGTAATTATGCCTGTATAGCGGATAAAAATGATTTTGTAATTGTTGACATCAGCAATCCTTCTTCTCCAGGTCTCAAAGAAATTTGCAATACTATCGGAATGAGTAAAAGTATTTCTATTTCGGGCAATTATGCCTATGTGGCCGATTGGGATAACGGTCTTTTGATTGTTGATATAAGTAATCCTTCTTCTCCCATTCTCAAAGGAATTTGCAATACTCCCGGATCTGCTCAAGACGTTGTGGTTTCAGGCGATTATGCTTATATAGCCGATAGGAATGATCTTGTGATTGTTGACATAAGCAATCCGTCGTCTCCAACTCTGAAAAAAAATTTCAATACCGGGGGGTGGGCTCAACATATTACGGTTTCCGGAAATTATGCCTATGTAACCGACAATGCTAACGGTATTTTCATTGTTGACATCGGAAATCCTTCTTCTCCAACTCTTAAGGGGATTTATGATACTTCTCCAACCGTCATAGAAAATTATGCGTATATTGCATGTATCTGGAATGTTGAGGTTTCGGGTAATTATGCTTATGTGGCCGATGAAGGAGACGGTCTTTTGATTGTTGATATCAGTGACCCTTCCTCTCCTGTTTTCAAAGGAAGCTATGATACTGCAGGGTATGCTTACGATATTGCAGTTTCAGGAAATTATGCCTATGTAGCCGATAGCAAAAATGGGCTTGTGGTTATCGATATTAGCAATCCTTCTTCTCCGGTTATGGTAGGAAGATATGATACTGTAGGATACGCTGACCGTGTTTCAATTTCAGGAAATTACGCCTATGTGGCCGTTGATAATAGTATTATGATTGTTGACGTCAGCAATCCTTCTTCTCCGATATTAAAAGGGATTTATGCCGTTCATGCCAGTGGTGTTGAAGTTTCCGGGAATTATATCTATGCGATTAATGGTGTTAATGGTCTTGTTATTCTTAAAGCAAATCCTGAACATTCAACCTTTTTTGTTGCAGACTTCAGTAGTAATATCACCTCCGGTTACGCTCCTCTCTCGGTCCAGTTTAATGATCGCTCTCAGAACGCAACTTTATGGAACTGGGACTTTGGAGATGGATTTAATTCAACCGATCAAAATCCGGTCCATACTTACTCCTCAGCAGGAACCTATACTGTTAACCTGACAGTAAACAATGAAGACAGAACAGCTTCAAAAGAGGCCACTATCTTTGTGCTGAATGCAACAAGTCCCGGTGAAAACGGAATTGGCGGCGAAGGAAACATTAGTTCCGGGGCAACATTAACAACAGATAAAGGCAATCCTGCAAAAGATAGCAAAAGAACTCCCGGATTTGAAATCGTTTACGTGATGATAAGCCTGACAGTTGCATTCCGGATAAAGGAGGACAATAAAAAGTAA
- a CDS encoding ABC transporter ATP-binding protein, producing MTAAISTKNLYKKYGSRFVLEDLSLNVEKGSIYGFLGRNGAGKTTTIKLLSGLSTPTQGQIFVDGMDMSAESGKIKQILGLVPQDSGFYDERTALSHMIYYGRLKGLSKKESLEQSRDLLDRVGLGNEIFKKVGYFSHGMKTRLGIAQALLNNPEVLVLDEPTNGLDPVGIRQIRQILRACNNKGITIFLSSHNLLEIQEICTYVGILDKGKLIAESAIEKIRHLESNGVITIGVYNLSSGMISLIESLEFVVKTELKAENTLDIFVNSRTDVKPEINRLIVESGGRVFKLIENSLSLEDAFFNATGMNL from the coding sequence ATTACTGCGGCCATCTCTACCAAAAACCTGTACAAAAAATACGGTTCCCGCTTTGTTCTGGAAGATCTTTCCCTGAATGTAGAAAAAGGAAGTATCTACGGTTTTTTGGGCCGGAACGGTGCCGGAAAAACAACTACAATAAAATTATTGTCAGGGCTTTCAACGCCTACACAGGGGCAAATTTTTGTTGACGGCATGGACATGTCTGCCGAATCGGGAAAGATTAAACAGATCCTGGGTCTGGTCCCCCAGGATTCCGGTTTTTACGATGAGAGGACAGCCTTAAGCCACATGATCTATTACGGCAGGTTAAAAGGCCTGAGTAAAAAAGAGAGCCTGGAACAATCTCGGGATTTACTGGACCGGGTCGGGCTTGGGAATGAGATTTTCAAAAAAGTGGGTTATTTTTCCCATGGTATGAAAACACGGCTGGGAATTGCCCAGGCTCTTTTGAATAATCCTGAAGTACTGGTTCTTGACGAACCAACAAACGGTCTTGATCCTGTTGGTATCCGGCAAATCCGGCAAATTCTTCGCGCGTGCAATAACAAAGGGATTACGATATTTCTTTCATCCCATAACCTTCTGGAAATACAGGAGATCTGTACCTATGTCGGGATTCTGGATAAAGGCAAGCTTATTGCCGAAAGTGCAATTGAGAAAATTCGCCACCTTGAGTCAAATGGAGTTATTACGATTGGGGTCTACAATCTCTCTTCCGGGATGATTTCTTTAATCGAGAGTCTGGAGTTTGTTGTAAAAACCGAATTGAAAGCCGAAAATACTCTGGATATTTTCGTAAATTCCAGGACAGATGTCAAACCGGAAATCAACAGGTTAATTGTTGAAAGCGGAGGCCGTGTTTTCAAGCTTATAGAAAATTCTCTCTCATTGGAAGATGCTTTTTTTAATGCTACAGGAATGAATCTTTAA